One window of Chryseobacterium sp. JJR-5R genomic DNA carries:
- a CDS encoding phosphohydrolase translates to MTKEELLHRAIKIADKAHKGQTDKYHAPYIAHVMRVMEYGKTMDEKIVGVLHDVVEDHPAEFSLDYLRDEGFPEYIIFAISCLTKFDPEEEYDDFVKRTERSPLAVAVKLNDLRDNMDLRRVNRELSQKDIKRFNKYLKAYHYLTDKY, encoded by the coding sequence ATGACAAAAGAAGAACTACTGCACCGGGCTATAAAGATTGCTGATAAAGCACACAAAGGGCAGACGGATAAATACCATGCTCCTTATATAGCTCATGTCATGCGCGTTATGGAGTACGGCAAAACCATGGATGAGAAGATTGTAGGCGTTTTGCATGACGTTGTGGAAGACCACCCGGCAGAATTCAGTCTGGATTATTTAAGGGATGAAGGATTTCCGGAATACATCATTTTTGCAATCAGCTGTCTCACGAAGTTTGATCCTGAAGAAGAATACGATGATTTTGTAAAAAGAACCGAACGTTCCCCTCTTGCTGTGGCCGTAAAATTAAATGACCTCCGTGATAATATGGATTTGAGAAGGGTAAACCGCGAGCTAAGCCAGAAAGACATCAAAAGATTCAATAAATACCTGAAAGCTTACCATTACCTGACAGATAAATATTAA
- a CDS encoding acetyl-CoA C-acyltransferase — MKTAYIVKGFRTAVGKAPKGSLRFTRPDVMAATVIEKLMAELPQLDKNRIDDLIVGNAMPEAEQGLNVARLISLMGLNTDKVPGVTVNRYCASGSEAIAIASAKIQAGMADCIIAGGTESMSYIPMGGYKPVPETDIAKTNPDYYWGMGYTAEEVAKQYKISREEQDQFAFESHRKALRANQEGRFADQIVPIPVEYNFLDENQKMQTKKFDFSVDEGPRADTSLEGLAKLKPVFANGGSVTAGNSSQMSDGAAFVMVMSEEMVKELGLEPEARLVAYAAAGLEPRIMGMGPLYAIPKALKQAGLELKDIELIEMNEAFASQSVAIVKELDINQDILNVNGGAIALGHPLGCTGTKLTVQLLDEMKKRGNKYGMVTMCVGTGQGAASIFELL, encoded by the coding sequence ATGAAAACAGCATATATAGTAAAGGGGTTCAGAACGGCCGTTGGAAAAGCGCCAAAGGGAAGTCTGAGATTTACAAGACCCGACGTTATGGCAGCTACTGTAATTGAAAAATTAATGGCTGAGCTGCCGCAATTGGATAAAAACAGGATTGACGACCTTATTGTAGGAAACGCAATGCCTGAAGCCGAACAGGGATTAAACGTAGCCCGTTTGATTTCTTTAATGGGATTAAATACCGATAAAGTCCCAGGAGTGACAGTCAACCGGTACTGTGCATCAGGAAGTGAAGCGATTGCCATTGCTTCGGCAAAAATCCAGGCCGGCATGGCCGACTGTATTATTGCGGGCGGAACGGAATCCATGTCATACATTCCGATGGGCGGTTACAAGCCGGTTCCCGAAACGGATATTGCCAAAACCAATCCTGATTATTATTGGGGAATGGGTTATACGGCCGAAGAAGTGGCCAAGCAGTATAAAATTTCCCGGGAAGAACAGGACCAGTTTGCTTTTGAATCCCACAGGAAAGCCTTAAGGGCGAATCAGGAAGGACGGTTTGCGGACCAGATTGTCCCGATTCCCGTAGAATATAATTTTCTGGATGAAAACCAGAAAATGCAGACTAAGAAATTCGATTTTTCAGTGGACGAAGGCCCCAGGGCCGATACGTCTCTCGAAGGTCTGGCTAAATTAAAACCGGTTTTCGCAAATGGAGGAAGCGTAACGGCAGGAAACTCTTCGCAGATGAGCGACGGTGCCGCTTTCGTAATGGTCATGAGCGAAGAAATGGTGAAAGAATTAGGATTGGAACCTGAAGCCCGACTGGTAGCCTATGCCGCTGCCGGGCTGGAACCCAGAATTATGGGGATGGGACCATTATACGCCATTCCGAAGGCACTGAAACAGGCCGGTTTGGAACTTAAAGACATTGAGCTGATCGAAATGAATGAAGCATTTGCCTCTCAGTCCGTAGCCATCGTAAAAGAACTGGATATCAACCAAGACATCCTGAATGTCAATGGCGGCGCGATTGCTTTAGGCCACCCGCTGGGATGTACCGGAACCAAATTAACCGTTCAGCTGCTTGATGAAATGAAAAAACGCGGCAACAAATACGGCATGGTGACCATGTGCGTAGGAACCGGACAGGGCGCAGCGAGTATTTTTGAACTTTTATAG
- the tnpA gene encoding IS200/IS605 family transposase, which translates to MANTYTKICIQIVFAVKGRQNLIPKENREELHKFITGIVSHRNQKLFAVFAMPDHIHILVSMSPTVSISDLVRDIKAGSSKFINEKKWINRKFNWQEGYGAFSYSKSSVDSVVNYILNQEQHHKNKTFKSEYLDLLEKFEIEYSPEYLFEWIEDEQAAPTELYKLQNKNL; encoded by the coding sequence ATGGCAAATACGTACACAAAAATTTGTATTCAAATTGTTTTCGCTGTTAAAGGCAGACAAAATCTGATTCCAAAAGAAAACAGAGAAGAATTGCATAAATTTATTACAGGTATTGTTTCCCATAGAAACCAAAAATTGTTTGCAGTGTTTGCCATGCCAGATCACATACATATTCTTGTAAGTATGAGCCCGACAGTTTCAATTTCAGATTTGGTAAGAGATATTAAAGCAGGTTCATCCAAATTCATCAATGAAAAGAAATGGATAAACCGGAAATTCAACTGGCAGGAAGGTTATGGAGCATTCTCTTATTCTAAAAGCAGCGTGGATTCAGTTGTTAATTATATTTTGAATCAGGAACAGCATCATAAAAATAAAACTTTTAAAAGTGAATACCTGGATCTTTTAGAAAAATTTGAAATTGAATACAGTCCGGAATATTTATTTGAATGGATTGAAGATGAACAGGCCGCTCCTACGGAGCTCTATAAATTGCAAAACAAAAATCTATGA
- a CDS encoding ABC transporter ATP-binding protein, whose amino-acid sequence MHLHIKQADIGYDKTLISNADANLNLGEVCLLIGNNGVGKTTLIKSVLHQVPLLNGEISINNKNIKHLSVKEIAEHIAVVFSKSVIPQNHTVEDLISLGKYIYYPYYFELKKEDKKEVSEIIRELDLDQYKHIFLRNLSDGNLQKAFIGRALTQNSPIIILDEPTTHLDEKNKITILKTLRKLAKEQNKLILFSSHDWRLAKEFADKIWYIKDKTLYSGMVEDVLLQHEELINPSLFEVNKNFISPHILAPGLHKEMLYSLLQKNFQEDLSSLHFELQQKIWVISYNSLRHQCESFEEIVNFVKTIY is encoded by the coding sequence ATGCACCTACACATCAAACAAGCGGACATAGGCTACGATAAAACCCTGATTTCAAATGCAGATGCAAACCTGAATTTAGGGGAAGTATGCCTGTTAATCGGGAATAATGGTGTAGGAAAAACCACTTTGATTAAGTCTGTGCTGCACCAAGTTCCTCTACTGAATGGGGAAATCTCAATCAACAATAAAAATATAAAACATCTTTCCGTAAAGGAGATTGCAGAACATATTGCTGTTGTTTTTTCAAAATCGGTCATCCCTCAGAATCATACGGTTGAGGATCTTATCTCATTGGGAAAATACATTTATTACCCATATTATTTTGAACTCAAAAAAGAAGATAAAAAAGAAGTTTCGGAAATTATCCGTGAACTGGATCTGGATCAGTACAAACATATCTTTTTAAGGAACCTTTCAGACGGGAATCTCCAGAAAGCATTTATCGGAAGAGCTCTGACCCAGAACTCACCGATCATTATCCTAGACGAACCGACAACCCATCTGGATGAAAAAAATAAAATCACCATTCTTAAGACACTCCGGAAGCTGGCGAAAGAACAGAATAAACTGATCCTTTTCTCCTCTCATGACTGGCGGCTGGCCAAGGAATTTGCAGATAAAATCTGGTATATAAAGGATAAAACGCTGTATTCAGGAATGGTGGAGGACGTTTTGCTTCAGCATGAAGAGCTGATCAATCCCTCTCTGTTTGAAGTCAATAAAAACTTTATTTCCCCGCATATCTTAGCACCTGGCTTACACAAAGAAATGCTGTACTCGCTGCTCCAGAAAAATTTCCAGGAAGATCTTTCATCTCTGCATTTCGAGCTTCAGCAGAAGATTTGGGTTATTTCATACAATTCCTTAAGACATCAATGCGAATCTTTTGAAGAAATTGTTAATTTCGTGAAAACCATTTATTAA
- a CDS encoding four helix bundle protein, which yields MSNFKRHNFKRLKIWQMALDLSKSTLDLTDTFPAYEKYGLKSQMDRCAISIPSNVAEGSSRTNKSFSHFLDISLGSSFELQTQILLANHRKYVSDEKSEIFEAKIEEFQKATMVFQNTLNP from the coding sequence ATGAGTAATTTTAAAAGGCATAATTTTAAAAGACTTAAAATTTGGCAAATGGCATTGGATCTATCAAAAAGCACTTTGGATTTGACTGATACTTTTCCGGCTTATGAAAAATATGGTTTGAAAAGCCAGATGGACAGATGCGCAATTTCTATTCCTTCAAATGTAGCTGAAGGCTCAAGCAGGACCAATAAGTCTTTCAGTCACTTTTTAGATATTTCTCTAGGATCTTCATTTGAACTTCAAACACAGATTTTATTGGCAAATCACAGAAAATATGTATCTGATGAAAAAAGTGAAATCTTTGAAGCCAAAATAGAAGAATTTCAAAAAGCAACGATGGTATTTCAAAATACATTAAACCCTTAA
- a CDS encoding M48 family metallopeptidase, with protein sequence MTNNLPPVSAAYRSKLISAIASVSLFFFVYFILILISLSFIFLLGYGALQIVRLHANYFTIAIALGLVSVGLVVFYYLIKFIFKKSNYSNNHLIEVDRKNQPELFSMIDEMVKETAVRQPGKVFLSSEVNASVSYSSTFWSMFLPVRKNITIGMGLINATTVGELKTVLAHEFGHFSQRSMKIGGYVNQAEKIIFDTVYNNQDFENSLKYGSGHWIYQLSAWISIAFINAFQYILKIFSDFLFKNNASLRREMEFHADSVATYVTNPKEQAAALLRLSLSDTAFSSSLMFYAESSQAYFPENLFGNQTSIMKILSDRNNYPYENSLPKVSLEDLTRYNKSKIEIEDQWSFHPENDKRIEIIRKNKTKNLPENNEPAKSVIRGFDEVCKALTKKHLAMCGIESTGEIISDERFVQLYNETYPYKKISSAFNGYYENHNPVLENIEDLTRTPANTEIYDFFNDENLSLVYEKAGISNDLYTLEYLAANSKTVKTFKCNGRLYKANEAKILIPRFTKNFEELNSMLVENDKNVFKYYYSKADAYDKETLVAKYKKFALLDHEFDIFQNSITEFIRHLQFISVTLPVEEIRKHRAVLLKNEKPFKEILRKFVEESGYQGLITPEDQQVIKEFINSEYIYFNNDRYIQPEIDAVINLVNRYQEILNTAYTEYKEGLLDFQTRLDQAS encoded by the coding sequence ATGACTAATAACCTCCCTCCTGTTTCAGCAGCTTACAGATCTAAGCTTATATCTGCCATTGCCTCGGTTTCACTATTTTTCTTCGTTTACTTTATCTTAATCCTTATTTCCCTGTCGTTCATTTTCCTGTTGGGTTACGGAGCCCTGCAGATTGTCAGGCTTCATGCCAACTATTTTACCATTGCCATTGCGCTGGGGCTGGTAAGTGTGGGGCTTGTCGTATTTTATTATCTGATCAAGTTTATTTTCAAAAAAAGCAATTACAGCAATAACCATTTAATTGAGGTGGACCGCAAAAACCAGCCTGAGCTTTTTTCCATGATCGATGAAATGGTAAAGGAAACAGCAGTAAGACAACCCGGCAAGGTATTTCTTTCCTCAGAAGTAAATGCGAGCGTAAGCTACAGCTCCACTTTCTGGAGTATGTTTTTGCCCGTCAGGAAAAATATCACTATCGGCATGGGCCTGATCAATGCCACGACGGTTGGCGAACTTAAGACCGTCCTGGCACATGAGTTCGGGCATTTTTCCCAGAGAAGCATGAAAATCGGCGGATATGTAAACCAGGCTGAAAAAATTATTTTTGATACAGTTTACAATAATCAGGATTTTGAAAATTCTTTGAAATACGGTTCCGGACATTGGATCTATCAGCTTTCAGCGTGGATCTCAATAGCCTTTATTAATGCATTCCAATACATCCTGAAGATTTTCTCTGATTTCCTGTTTAAAAACAATGCTTCTTTACGGCGGGAAATGGAGTTCCATGCGGATTCCGTTGCCACCTATGTTACCAACCCGAAAGAACAGGCTGCTGCATTATTGAGATTAAGTTTAAGTGATACTGCATTCAGCAGTTCACTGATGTTCTATGCAGAAAGCAGTCAGGCATACTTCCCGGAAAACCTCTTCGGGAACCAGACTTCAATAATGAAAATTTTAAGTGACCGGAATAATTATCCTTATGAAAACAGTTTGCCAAAAGTAAGCCTTGAAGACCTGACCCGCTACAATAAATCAAAAATTGAAATTGAGGACCAGTGGTCATTCCATCCTGAGAATGACAAAAGGATTGAGATAATCCGGAAAAACAAGACAAAAAACCTTCCGGAAAACAATGAACCGGCAAAAAGTGTCATCCGCGGTTTTGATGAGGTCTGCAAAGCTTTGACGAAAAAGCATTTAGCGATGTGTGGGATTGAAAGCACCGGTGAAATAATAAGCGATGAAAGATTTGTGCAGCTGTATAATGAAACCTATCCGTATAAAAAGATCAGTTCAGCCTTCAACGGATATTATGAAAACCACAATCCTGTATTGGAAAATATTGAAGATCTTACCCGTACACCTGCCAATACAGAAATCTATGATTTTTTTAACGATGAAAACCTGTCGTTGGTGTACGAGAAGGCCGGAATCAGCAATGACCTTTATACACTGGAATATCTTGCTGCCAATTCCAAAACAGTTAAAACGTTTAAATGTAACGGCAGGCTTTACAAGGCCAATGAAGCCAAAATTTTAATCCCGAGGTTTACAAAAAATTTCGAAGAATTGAATTCCATGCTTGTTGAAAACGATAAGAATGTCTTTAAATATTATTACAGTAAGGCAGATGCATATGATAAAGAAACTTTAGTGGCAAAATATAAGAAATTTGCCCTGCTCGACCATGAGTTTGATATATTCCAGAATTCTATCACTGAATTCATCCGGCATCTGCAGTTTATTTCCGTTACTTTGCCTGTAGAGGAGATTAGGAAGCACAGAGCGGTACTGCTGAAGAATGAGAAACCATTCAAGGAGATCCTGAGGAAATTCGTTGAAGAATCCGGTTATCAGGGGCTTATCACTCCGGAAGACCAGCAGGTTATTAAAGAATTTATCAATTCAGAATACATTTATTTCAATAATGACCGGTATATTCAGCCGGAAATCGATGCGGTAATCAATCTGGTGAATAGGTACCAGGAAATCTTAAATACAGCCTATACAGAGTACAAAGAAGGGCTTCTTGATTTTCAGACAAGACTTGACCAGGCTTCCTGA
- a CDS encoding acyl-CoA dehydrogenase family protein — MNNILKGGEFLIKEIPANDIFTLEELSEEQKMLRDSAKEFIDREVIPQNVRFEKKDYALTEEKMRKLGEMGLLGVAVPEEYGGLGMGFVNTMLACDYCSGANGSLATAYGAHTGIGTLPILLYGTEEQKQKYLPDLATGTKFGAYCLTEPDAGSDANSGKTRAKLSEDGKHYIINGQKMWISNAGFAEIFIVFAKIEDDKNITGFIVEKEGTEGLSFGEEEHKLGIRSSSTRQVFFTDMKVPVENLLGERNNGFKIALNALNVGRIKLAAANLDGQRRILNHSLQYSNERKQFGVSISTFGAIRKKLAEMATGIFVSEAGSYRAAKNVEDKINELVEGGMNHQQAELKGVEEFAVEASILKVFVSDLTQHTADEGIQVYGGMGFSEETPMEAAWRDSRIGRIYEGTNEINRLLSVGMLIKRAMKGELDLLSPAMAISKELMGIPSFEVPDYSEFMSEEKAIIANLKKVFLMVSGAALQKYMMDIEKQQHLLLNASEILNQIYMAESAVLRAEKHFSADSVEALMAQLNLYKAVEKIITSAKEGIVSFAEGDEQRMMLSGLRRFTKYTNTPNVVALTEKIAAHYISKGAY, encoded by the coding sequence ATGAACAACATACTAAAAGGAGGAGAATTCCTGATCAAGGAAATTCCTGCAAACGACATCTTTACGTTAGAAGAACTTTCAGAAGAACAGAAAATGCTCCGGGATTCCGCAAAAGAATTTATAGACCGGGAAGTAATCCCTCAGAATGTGAGGTTTGAGAAGAAAGATTATGCCCTGACAGAAGAAAAAATGCGTAAGCTGGGCGAAATGGGCCTTCTCGGTGTAGCAGTTCCGGAAGAATACGGCGGCCTGGGAATGGGCTTTGTGAATACGATGCTCGCCTGCGATTACTGCTCCGGGGCAAACGGTTCACTGGCAACGGCTTATGGCGCGCACACCGGAATCGGTACCCTTCCGATCCTGTTGTACGGAACTGAAGAGCAAAAGCAGAAATACCTTCCGGATCTGGCTACAGGTACAAAATTCGGAGCTTACTGCCTAACGGAGCCGGACGCAGGTTCTGATGCCAATTCAGGAAAAACGAGGGCCAAGCTTTCCGAAGACGGGAAACATTATATCATCAACGGACAGAAAATGTGGATTTCCAATGCCGGTTTTGCAGAGATTTTCATCGTCTTCGCTAAAATTGAAGATGATAAAAACATCACAGGGTTTATCGTGGAGAAAGAAGGTACCGAAGGATTAAGTTTCGGTGAAGAGGAACATAAGCTGGGAATCCGTTCATCTTCAACAAGACAGGTATTCTTTACGGATATGAAAGTGCCCGTTGAAAACCTTCTGGGGGAAAGAAACAACGGTTTCAAGATCGCCCTGAATGCTTTGAATGTAGGAAGAATCAAACTGGCAGCGGCCAACCTGGACGGACAGAGAAGGATTCTGAACCATTCCCTTCAATATTCCAACGAGAGAAAACAGTTTGGCGTTTCGATCTCAACATTCGGAGCCATCAGAAAAAAGCTGGCGGAAATGGCTACCGGGATTTTCGTTTCCGAAGCCGGTTCCTACAGAGCGGCAAAGAATGTGGAAGATAAAATCAATGAACTGGTTGAAGGCGGCATGAACCACCAGCAGGCTGAATTAAAAGGCGTGGAAGAGTTTGCCGTAGAAGCTTCGATCCTGAAAGTATTCGTTTCAGATTTAACACAGCATACTGCTGATGAAGGGATACAGGTATACGGCGGAATGGGATTCTCTGAAGAAACCCCGATGGAAGCAGCATGGAGGGATTCAAGGATCGGAAGGATCTATGAAGGAACCAACGAAATCAACCGTCTTTTATCCGTTGGCATGCTGATTAAAAGAGCAATGAAGGGTGAACTTGATCTGTTGTCACCGGCAATGGCGATTTCAAAAGAATTGATGGGCATCCCGTCATTTGAAGTTCCAGACTATTCTGAATTCATGAGCGAAGAAAAAGCAATCATTGCCAACCTTAAAAAGGTATTTTTAATGGTTTCCGGTGCTGCACTTCAGAAATACATGATGGATATTGAGAAGCAGCAGCATCTGTTACTGAATGCATCAGAAATCCTTAACCAGATCTACATGGCGGAATCTGCAGTTTTAAGAGCTGAAAAACATTTTTCCGCAGATTCTGTTGAAGCGTTGATGGCTCAGCTTAACCTTTATAAAGCCGTGGAAAAAATTATTACATCCGCAAAAGAAGGAATCGTTTCTTTCGCAGAAGGCGACGAACAGAGAATGATGCTTTCCGGATTAAGAAGGTTTACAAAATATACCAATACACCGAATGTAGTGGCACTGACAGAAAAAATAGCTGCCCATTATATCAGTAAAGGAGCATATTAG
- a CDS encoding MarR family winged helix-turn-helix transcriptional regulator, giving the protein MDNKDKIENVDLILKQTWLAVSKMYTDLAQEHDSTAVQALTLLKIDPKEGTRSTNLGPKMAIEPTSLTRIIKLLEDNGYIYKEKTTTDKREVIIKLTDKGLNSRNMSKEVVVNFNKRIMEKIAPEKLETFKEVMTEIMKIAVDLNNRK; this is encoded by the coding sequence ATGGATAACAAAGATAAAATAGAAAATGTAGATTTAATTTTAAAACAGACCTGGCTTGCTGTTTCTAAAATGTATACAGATCTTGCTCAGGAACATGATTCTACAGCCGTACAGGCACTTACTCTTCTTAAAATAGATCCTAAAGAAGGTACAAGAAGTACAAATCTCGGACCTAAAATGGCTATCGAGCCTACTTCTCTTACAAGGATCATCAAACTTCTTGAAGATAACGGCTATATCTATAAAGAAAAGACAACCACAGATAAACGCGAAGTGATTATTAAGCTTACCGATAAAGGGCTTAATTCCAGGAACATGTCCAAAGAAGTCGTGGTAAACTTCAATAAAAGGATCATGGAGAAAATTGCTCCGGAAAAGCTTGAAACTTTTAAAGAAGTAATGACTGAGATTATGAAAATTGCAGTAGATCTTAATAACAGAAAATAA
- a CDS encoding 3-hydroxyacyl-CoA dehydrogenase/enoyl-CoA hydratase family protein, producing MKRRIKHVTVLGSGIMGSGIAAHFANIGVEVSLLDIVPFELSEAEQKKGLTKEDRAVRNRIASENFEKLKKASPALLYSPKFAERISVGNFDDDLQKIKNTDWIIEVVVEKLDIKKSVYEKIEKFRKPGTLISSNTSGIPIHLLTEGRSDDFKHYFAGTHFFNPVRYLPLLEIIPTQDTAPEVIDFYMHYGAKFLGKTTVLAKDTPAFIANRIGVFSMMDLLHNVQKLGLNVSDVDKLTGPVIGRPKSATFRTADVVGLDTLVMVANGVSQSGFEANDFNNVFSLPDYIRKMVDNKWLGSKTQQGFYKKVKNAEGKSEIHGLNLDTLEYELQGKSSFPTLELTKTIDKPIDRFKVLIGGKDKAGELYRKSLGALFAYVSHKVPEISDEVYKIDDAMKAGFGWENGPFEIWDAVGIRKGIELAEDAGYEVSGWVNTIESFYKVNEEGQSIYVDKNSGEYSKIPGQDSFIILDNIRKNKTLWNNSGAAIEDLGDGIINFEIRSKMNSLGGEVLDGLNRAIDLAEKEYDGLVIGNQGTNFSVGANLAMILMMAIEQDWDDLNMAIAYFQKSMMRVRYSSIPVVVAPHGMTLGGGCEMTMHADRVVAAAETYIGLVETGVGVIPGGGGTKELTLRTSREFHNDDVKNNRLREAFMNIAMGKVATSAYEAYDMGILEKGKDIVAVDKRSQVMTAKMLAKSLAEHGYTQPVEQKVKVLGKDALGMFYVGTDQMLTGKYISEHDKKIADKLANVMVGGNLSEPTVVTEQYLLNLERETFLQLCGERKTLERIQYMLQNGKPLRN from the coding sequence ATGAAAAGAAGAATCAAACACGTTACCGTTCTTGGTTCAGGAATTATGGGAAGCGGTATTGCGGCGCACTTTGCCAACATTGGTGTGGAAGTTTCGCTGCTGGACATCGTTCCGTTTGAACTGTCTGAAGCAGAACAGAAAAAAGGTTTGACCAAAGAAGACAGAGCCGTTCGTAACAGAATTGCTTCGGAAAACTTTGAAAAACTGAAGAAGGCAAGTCCGGCACTGCTCTATTCCCCGAAATTTGCGGAGAGGATCAGTGTTGGAAATTTTGATGACGATTTACAGAAAATTAAAAATACGGACTGGATTATTGAAGTGGTGGTTGAAAAACTGGACATCAAAAAATCAGTATATGAGAAAATTGAAAAGTTCAGAAAACCGGGAACGCTGATTTCTTCAAATACTTCAGGCATCCCTATCCACCTTTTAACTGAAGGAAGAAGCGATGATTTCAAACATTATTTTGCAGGAACTCACTTCTTTAACCCTGTACGGTACCTTCCTTTGTTAGAAATTATTCCTACCCAGGATACTGCCCCGGAAGTCATTGATTTCTATATGCATTACGGCGCCAAGTTCTTGGGAAAAACGACCGTTTTAGCAAAAGATACCCCGGCTTTTATTGCCAACAGGATCGGGGTATTCTCCATGATGGACCTTCTTCACAATGTTCAGAAGTTGGGTCTTAACGTTTCCGATGTTGATAAATTAACCGGTCCGGTAATCGGACGACCGAAGTCGGCAACCTTCAGAACAGCTGATGTGGTAGGGCTTGATACTTTGGTGATGGTGGCAAACGGTGTCAGCCAGAGCGGTTTTGAGGCCAATGATTTCAATAATGTCTTCTCCCTGCCGGATTACATCCGGAAAATGGTTGATAACAAATGGTTAGGTTCAAAAACACAACAGGGATTCTATAAGAAAGTAAAAAATGCTGAAGGAAAATCCGAAATCCACGGATTGAACCTTGATACGCTGGAATATGAGCTTCAGGGAAAATCTTCATTCCCGACCTTGGAACTTACCAAAACAATCGACAAGCCGATTGACCGTTTTAAAGTCCTGATCGGAGGAAAAGACAAGGCCGGAGAGCTGTACAGAAAGTCTTTGGGGGCGCTGTTCGCTTACGTTTCACATAAAGTTCCGGAAATTTCCGACGAGGTTTACAAAATAGATGATGCCATGAAAGCCGGCTTCGGCTGGGAAAACGGGCCTTTTGAAATATGGGATGCCGTAGGGATCAGGAAAGGGATTGAACTGGCTGAAGATGCAGGTTACGAAGTTTCCGGCTGGGTTAATACCATCGAGTCTTTTTATAAAGTCAATGAAGAAGGGCAAAGTATTTACGTTGATAAAAATTCAGGGGAATACAGCAAAATCCCGGGACAGGATTCATTTATCATCCTGGATAATATCAGAAAAAACAAGACCCTCTGGAACAATTCCGGTGCTGCCATCGAAGATCTGGGTGATGGCATCATCAATTTTGAAATCCGCTCTAAAATGAATTCTCTCGGTGGCGAAGTGCTGGACGGATTAAACCGGGCCATTGACCTGGCTGAAAAAGAATATGACGGACTGGTCATCGGAAACCAGGGTACCAACTTCTCCGTAGGCGCAAACCTGGCCATGATCTTAATGATGGCCATCGAACAGGACTGGGACGATCTGAATATGGCCATTGCCTATTTCCAGAAATCCATGATGCGGGTGCGATACTCCTCTATTCCTGTAGTCGTGGCTCCTCACGGGATGACGCTGGGCGGCGGCTGTGAAATGACCATGCATGCAGACCGGGTGGTTGCCGCAGCAGAAACCTATATCGGATTGGTAGAAACCGGAGTCGGTGTAATTCCCGGCGGTGGCGGAACCAAAGAACTGACGCTAAGGACATCAAGGGAATTCCATAACGACGATGTTAAGAACAACAGGCTGCGTGAAGCATTCATGAATATTGCGATGGGTAAAGTGGCCACATCTGCCTATGAAGCCTACGATATGGGAATCCTTGAAAAGGGGAAAGACATTGTTGCGGTTGACAAGCGATCACAGGTCATGACGGCAAAAATGCTTGCTAAAAGCCTTGCTGAACACGGATATACCCAGCCTGTCGAACAGAAAGTAAAAGTTCTGGGCAAAGATGCACTGGGGATGTTCTATGTAGGAACCGATCAAATGTTAACCGGAAAATATATTTCTGAGCACGACAAAAAAATTGCAGATAAACTGGCCAACGTTATGGTCGGCGGAAATCTTTCCGAACCTACCGTTGTCACTGAACAGTATCTGTTGAACCTTGAAAGGGAAACGTTCTTGCAGCTTTGCGGGGAACGGAAAACACTGGAAAGGATTCAGTATATGTTACAGAATGGGAAACCGCTGAGGAATTAA